In Bacillus sp. DX3.1, the following proteins share a genomic window:
- the smpB gene encoding SsrA-binding protein, whose translation MPKGSGKVIAQNKKAFHDYFIEETYEAGLVLQGTEIKAIRAGRVNLKDAFARVQNGEVWVHNMHISPYEQGNRFNHDPLRTRKLLLHKKEIEKLMGYSKETGYSLVPVRIYLKNGFAKMALGLAKGKKQYDKRHDLKEKEAKREIARAFRDRQKM comes from the coding sequence ATGCCAAAAGGTAGCGGTAAGGTTATTGCACAGAATAAAAAAGCATTTCATGATTATTTCATTGAAGAAACATACGAAGCAGGGCTTGTCCTTCAAGGAACGGAAATTAAGGCAATTCGCGCTGGGCGTGTTAACTTAAAGGATGCGTTCGCACGTGTGCAAAATGGTGAAGTATGGGTGCACAATATGCACATTAGTCCATATGAACAAGGGAATCGTTTCAATCACGATCCGCTTCGCACAAGAAAGTTACTTCTTCATAAAAAAGAAATCGAAAAGCTTATGGGTTATTCAAAAGAGACAGGTTATTCGTTAGTTCCAGTTAGAATCTATTTGAAAAATGGATTTGCGAAAATGGCACTTGGTTTAGCAAAAGGTAAGAAACAATATGATAAGCGCCATGATTTAAAAGAGAAAGAAGCAAAACGTGAAATTGCACGTGCATTCCGCGATCGTCAAAAAATGTAA